In one window of Aceticella autotrophica DNA:
- the aroH gene encoding chorismate mutase, whose product MRGAITTENTKEKIFSDTEELIKKIIEENNLKIDDIISIIFSATKDLDAAYPAEAVRNIGITTIPLMCFQEMNVIGSLKKCIRVIIYVNCNNNRKITHVYLKGAKVLRPDII is encoded by the coding sequence ATTAGAGGAGCAATTACTACTGAAAATACAAAAGAGAAAATTTTTTCTGATACTGAGGAGCTGATAAAAAAGATTATCGAAGAAAATAATTTAAAAATAGATGATATTATTTCGATTATATTCAGCGCAACAAAGGATTTGGATGCGGCATATCCGGCTGAAGCTGTCAGAAATATTGGAATAACTACAATACCACTGATGTGCTTTCAGGAAATGAATGTAATTGGTAGCTTAAAGAAATGTATAAGAGTAATAATATATGTAAATTGTAATAACAACAGAAAAATTACACACGTATATTTAAAAGGCGCAAAAGTTTTACGTCCCGATATAATTTGA
- the cmk gene encoding (d)CMP kinase — MTIKIAIDGPAGSGKSTVAKILAKKLNFVYVDTGALYRAITYKILKEGININEKKAILNIINNFDITLKSERIFLDGIDITEEIRKPYISQNVSQISQIPEIREFMVKLQKELANKNNIVMDGRDITTVVMPDAQFKFYITATEEVRAKRRYNELKANNFNISFKDILNEIKIRDKMDMERSIAPLKIAEDAIVVDTSDMTIDEVTNKLYDIIIKQL, encoded by the coding sequence ATGACTATAAAAATTGCTATTGATGGACCTGCAGGTTCTGGAAAAAGTACTGTTGCTAAAATCCTTGCTAAAAAACTAAATTTTGTATATGTAGATACAGGTGCATTATATAGAGCGATTACATATAAAATATTGAAAGAAGGTATCAATATAAATGAGAAAAAAGCTATCCTAAATATTATTAATAACTTTGATATAACATTAAAAAGTGAAAGAATTTTTTTAGATGGCATAGATATTACTGAAGAGATACGAAAACCATATATTTCTCAGAATGTTTCACAAATATCTCAAATTCCAGAAATAAGAGAGTTTATGGTTAAATTACAAAAAGAATTGGCTAATAAAAATAATATAGTAATGGATGGACGAGATATTACGACTGTAGTTATGCCTGATGCACAATTTAAATTTTATATTACTGCAACTGAAGAAGTTAGAGCTAAAAGACGTTATAACGAACTAAAAGCAAATAATTTTAACATTTCATTCAAAGATATTCTGAACGAAATTAAGATAAGAGATAAAATGGATATGGAAAGAAGTATTGCACCTTTAAAAATAGCCGAAGATGCAATAGTAGTAGATACATCTGATATGACTATTGATGAAGTAACAAATAAATTATATGATATTATTATAAAACAATTATAG
- a CDS encoding lysophospholipid acyltransferase family protein has product MFYYIAKYIVLFIIKILFKIHIENIENIPKEGPIIICPNHISLLDPPVIGALLNRRIYFMAKSELFKNPILGFILKNGFGAFPVKRDKPDLTAIKTALKHLKNGHAICIFPEGTRSKTGNLQKAEPGASLLSAKAHAPVIPIGINGNYKLFSNIIIKVGKPIHPDNFSNGHISQQNMAQIGEIIMNEISKLL; this is encoded by the coding sequence ATGTTTTATTATATTGCAAAATATATTGTACTTTTCATAATTAAGATATTATTCAAAATACATATAGAAAATATTGAAAATATTCCCAAAGAAGGACCTATAATAATATGTCCTAACCATATTAGTCTACTTGATCCCCCTGTTATTGGTGCATTATTAAACAGAAGAATCTATTTTATGGCTAAATCAGAACTTTTTAAAAACCCTATTTTAGGTTTTATTCTCAAAAATGGTTTTGGAGCATTTCCTGTTAAAAGAGACAAACCTGATTTAACAGCTATTAAAACAGCTTTAAAACATTTAAAAAACGGACATGCAATATGCATTTTTCCTGAAGGAACAAGGAGCAAAACAGGTAATCTTCAAAAAGCCGAACCAGGTGCGTCTTTATTATCTGCAAAAGCACATGCACCTGTTATACCTATTGGAATTAACGGAAATTATAAATTATTTTCTAATATTATTATAAAAGTAGGAAAACCAATTCATCCGGATAATTTTTCAAATGGACATATTTCACAGCAGAACATGGCTCAAATTGGAGAGATTATAATGAATGAAATTTCAAAATTACTTTAG
- a CDS encoding 4-hydroxy-3-methylbut-2-enyl diphosphate reductase: MKVIVANHAGFCFGVKRAVEKAYEQLNKKDNIKTYTLGELIHNPHVVNDLYEKGIKSIEDINSINENSRIIIRTHGISEDLYSKLKEKNLEIEDMTCPFVKKVQNIVKKYYNNGYNIIIVGDEKHPEVRGVNGWCNNTAYIINSSENMEIIPKFNKACVVAQTTITQEQWEKVLKILKNKVKELISFNTICDATNKRQKAAEELSHIVDIMIVIGGKKSSNTQKLKKICEKNCKKTYQIESKEELNLILFKKDYTIGITAGASTPGYIINDVVNELMYKKGE, encoded by the coding sequence GTGAAAGTTATTGTAGCAAATCATGCCGGATTTTGCTTTGGGGTTAAAAGGGCTGTTGAAAAAGCATACGAACAATTGAATAAAAAAGACAATATTAAAACATATACCTTAGGTGAATTGATACATAATCCACATGTAGTAAATGACCTTTATGAAAAGGGTATTAAAAGTATTGAAGATATTAACAGTATTAATGAAAATAGTAGAATAATAATTAGAACACATGGTATTTCTGAAGACCTTTATAGTAAATTAAAAGAAAAAAATTTAGAAATTGAAGATATGACATGTCCATTTGTTAAAAAGGTACAAAATATTGTAAAAAAATATTACAATAATGGATATAATATAATAATTGTTGGTGACGAAAAACATCCTGAAGTTAGAGGAGTAAACGGATGGTGTAATAATACTGCATATATAATTAATTCAAGTGAAAATATGGAAATAATTCCAAAATTCAACAAAGCCTGCGTTGTTGCACAAACGACAATAACACAGGAACAATGGGAAAAGGTTTTAAAAATATTAAAAAATAAAGTTAAAGAGTTAATATCATTTAATACAATTTGTGATGCAACAAACAAAAGGCAAAAGGCAGCTGAAGAGCTTTCACATATAGTTGATATAATGATAGTGATAGGCGGGAAAAAAAGTTCTAATACTCAGAAACTTAAAAAAATCTGTGAAAAAAATTGTAAAAAAACATACCAAATTGAAAGTAAAGAAGAGCTAAATTTAATTTTATTTAAAAAAGACTATACCATTGGTATTACAGCTGGTGCCTCTACACCAGGTTATATAATAAATGATGTTGTAAATGAATTAATGTATAAAAAAGGAGAATAA
- the speD gene encoding adenosylmethionine decarboxylase — translation MNALGRHILAEIYGCDNKILDDCKLIEEIMVKAAIEAGAEVCEVAFHKFSPQGVSGVVVISESHLTIHTWPELNYAAVDVFTCGSNVNPWDACSYLTKLLKAKNMTATEVKRGVFEQPVKVLSS, via the coding sequence ATGAATGCTTTGGGTCGTCATATTTTGGCAGAAATTTATGGTTGCGATAACAAAATCCTTGACGATTGTAAATTGATTGAGGAGATAATGGTAAAAGCAGCTATAGAAGCAGGTGCAGAGGTGTGTGAAGTTGCTTTCCATAAATTCAGCCCCCAGGGCGTAAGCGGGGTAGTAGTTATTTCTGAATCTCATTTAACTATTCATACTTGGCCAGAATTAAATTATGCTGCTGTTGATGTATTTACATGTGGAAGTAATGTTAATCCATGGGATGCTTGTAGTTATTTAACTAAATTATTAAAGGCAAAAAATATGACAGCAACAGAAGTTAAAAGAGGAGTATTTGAACAGCCTGTTAAGGTTTTAAGTTCATAA
- a CDS encoding CheR family methyltransferase: MLTYEDFVLKICQLTGIDLSLYKEKQMKRRINSLILNSNYKNYDDYYKALTTNKNLYNEFINYITINVTEFFRNLDQWIVLENEILPYLIKKNLKIWSAACSTGEEPYTLAMILSKHINLEDVNIIATDIDENALAKAQKGIYTDKSLEKVPAEYIKKFFTKVNNTSYIISETLRKNIIFKKHNLLTDKYPENVNLVICRNVLIYFNDKAKNDTYKKIYDCLSNDGIFFVGGTEQIILPYRYNFEPIKTFFYKKISNN; this comes from the coding sequence ATGCTAACATATGAAGATTTTGTTTTGAAAATATGCCAATTAACCGGCATAGATTTATCACTATATAAAGAAAAACAAATGAAAAGAAGAATTAATTCATTAATTTTAAACAGTAATTATAAAAATTATGATGACTATTATAAAGCATTAACGACAAATAAAAATTTATATAATGAATTTATAAATTATATAACGATAAATGTAACTGAATTCTTTAGAAACTTAGATCAATGGATCGTTTTGGAAAATGAAATATTGCCCTATCTAATTAAAAAAAACTTAAAAATATGGAGTGCCGCATGCTCAACAGGGGAGGAACCGTATACTTTAGCAATGATATTATCAAAGCATATAAATCTTGAAGATGTTAATATTATAGCAACAGATATTGATGAAAATGCGCTTGCTAAAGCACAGAAAGGTATATATACAGATAAAAGTTTGGAAAAAGTGCCTGCTGAATATATAAAAAAATTCTTTACAAAGGTTAATAATACTTCTTACATAATTAGTGAAACATTGAGAAAAAATATAATTTTTAAAAAACATAATTTACTCACGGATAAATATCCTGAAAATGTGAATTTGGTTATATGTCGTAATGTTTTAATATACTTCAATGATAAGGCAAAAAATGATACATATAAAAAAATATATGATTGTCTATCAAATGATGGTATTTTTTTTGTAGGCGGTACTGAACAAATAATTCTTCCATATAGATATAATTTTGAACCTATAAAAACTTTCTTTTATAAAAAAATCAGCAATAATTAG
- the miaB gene encoding tRNA (N6-isopentenyl adenosine(37)-C2)-methylthiotransferase MiaB yields the protein MNEKKSIIITDEAIKAQRNIINKIANLNKNKCLKFHIKTYGCQMNVHDSEKLSGMLKEMGYINTKNIEEADIILFNTCCVREHVEIKILSRVSQIKELKTRKPDVIIGICGCMMQEKEIVDKIKNYYPYVDLVFGTHNLFKFPEILLKAIFSDSTVIDIWDDNPNIIENIPIKRADAIKAWIDINYGCNNFCTYCIVPYVRGREKSRRPENILNEIKSLANKGYKEITLLGQNVNSYGNDLHEGITFAKLLYMVNEINGIERIRFMTSHPKDLSDELIFAMRDLGKVCEHLHLPIQSGSNRILKKMNRKYTKESYLEIIDKLRVNIPDIAITTDIIVGFPGETEEDFKETLDLVKKVRYDAAYTFIYSKRSGTPAANMEEQVDKNIKHERLEKLIELQNKISIEKNAELNGKILEVLVEGISKRDKEKLTGRTRTNKIVHFLGKPDLIGNFVNLKIKETKAWTMQGELIQ from the coding sequence ATGAATGAAAAAAAAAGCATAATCATAACAGATGAAGCTATAAAGGCACAAAGAAATATTATTAATAAAATTGCAAATTTAAATAAAAACAAATGTCTAAAATTTCATATTAAAACATACGGGTGTCAAATGAATGTACATGATTCAGAGAAACTATCTGGCATGTTAAAGGAAATGGGATATATAAATACAAAAAATATTGAAGAAGCAGATATAATACTTTTTAATACATGTTGTGTGCGAGAACATGTTGAAATAAAAATTCTAAGTAGGGTATCTCAAATCAAAGAACTTAAAACAAGAAAACCAGATGTAATTATTGGTATATGTGGGTGTATGATGCAAGAGAAAGAAATAGTCGATAAAATAAAAAATTATTATCCATATGTGGACCTTGTTTTTGGTACACACAATTTATTTAAATTTCCAGAAATTCTATTAAAAGCAATTTTTTCAGATTCTACAGTAATTGATATATGGGATGATAATCCAAATATCATTGAGAATATACCAATAAAAAGAGCTGATGCTATTAAAGCGTGGATAGATATTAATTATGGATGTAATAATTTTTGTACGTATTGTATAGTTCCATATGTAAGGGGAAGAGAAAAAAGCAGAAGACCGGAAAATATTCTTAATGAGATAAAATCTCTGGCTAACAAGGGATATAAAGAAATAACACTTTTGGGGCAAAATGTTAATTCATATGGTAATGACCTGCATGAAGGCATAACATTTGCAAAGCTTTTGTACATGGTTAATGAAATAAATGGTATAGAACGGATAAGGTTTATGACTTCGCATCCAAAAGATTTATCCGATGAGTTGATTTTTGCCATGAGGGATCTTGGAAAAGTTTGCGAACATTTGCATTTACCTATTCAATCTGGGAGCAATAGAATACTTAAAAAAATGAATAGAAAATATACAAAAGAAAGTTATTTGGAAATAATAGACAAATTAAGAGTAAATATACCTGATATAGCTATAACAACAGATATTATTGTAGGTTTTCCAGGTGAAACTGAAGAAGATTTTAAAGAAACTTTAGATCTTGTTAAAAAAGTTCGATATGATGCAGCATATACTTTTATATACTCTAAAAGGTCTGGAACACCTGCAGCTAATATGGAAGAACAGGTTGATAAAAATATAAAACACGAAAGGCTCGAAAAATTAATTGAACTACAAAACAAGATAAGTATAGAAAAGAATGCAGAATTAAATGGAAAGATATTGGAGGTATTGGTTGAAGGGATTAGCAAAAGAGATAAAGAGAAATTAACAGGAAGAACAAGAACAAATAAGATTGTTCACTTTTTAGGAAAACCTGATTTAATAGGTAATTTTGTAAATCTAAAGATTAAGGAAACAAAGGCATGGACAATGCAAGGAGAGTTAATTCAATAA